The following are from one region of the Candidatus Rokuibacteriota bacterium genome:
- a CDS encoding hydantoinase/oxoprolinase family protein — protein MYRIGVDVGGTFTDLVAVDRDGRVVIAKSASTPEDPSIGVMDGLGLLAAELGTDARSLLAATDLIVHGTTVATNALLERKGAKVGMLTTEGHRDIIEMREGLKDDRYNLRMPPPIPLAPRGRRLGVRERMRFDGKVATPLDRRSLEAAITRLKQMGVNSVAVCYLHSYANASHERATRRALERLLPDVYVSLSSEVLPQIKEYERFGTTVVNAYVGPALATYLGRLAERLKAGGYAREVLIMQSHGGVAGIADSVRLAAGAVLSGPAGGIAGSRHAARLLSHGDFITFDMGGTSTDIALLRDGEPQLSGDKTVGPSKVALPAIDIHTLGAGGGSIAYVDAGGILHVGPESAGAVPGPACYGRGGAAATVTDANVVMGFLDPANFLGGRARLDAHAAERAVGAVAKRLGTSTVAAAEGIQRVVNTNMAEGIRLVSVRRGADPRRFALLAFGGAAGLHVTELARMLEITRVVVPRVAAVLSAWGMLATDLRHELVLTHVGEAQKVGGARLRKLFKDMEAEGRRRLGADFAGRVRVRHAVDMRYGEQTFEITVPLEDVNVDAADLMDRVVERFHRRHEELYTYSMPGQDVVLVNARVAVVGLLPSLPAERPAAASGDAQPKSRRIYIGRWLEVPVYDLEGARHGLEVKGPAIFESSTTTVVLRENERAAVTPLGWLDIRLA, from the coding sequence ATGTACCGCATAGGCGTCGACGTCGGCGGCACCTTCACCGATCTCGTAGCAGTGGATAGGGATGGCCGCGTAGTCATTGCGAAATCCGCCTCCACGCCCGAGGATCCGTCGATCGGCGTGATGGACGGTCTGGGCCTCCTGGCGGCCGAGCTCGGCACCGACGCCCGGTCCCTGCTGGCGGCGACGGATCTCATCGTCCACGGGACGACGGTGGCGACCAACGCGCTCCTCGAGCGCAAGGGTGCCAAGGTCGGCATGCTGACCACGGAAGGCCACCGCGACATCATCGAGATGCGCGAGGGGCTCAAGGACGACCGCTACAACCTGCGCATGCCGCCGCCGATCCCGCTCGCCCCGCGCGGGCGCAGGCTCGGGGTGAGGGAGCGCATGCGGTTCGACGGCAAGGTCGCTACGCCGCTCGACCGCCGCTCCCTCGAGGCCGCCATCACGCGGCTCAAGCAGATGGGCGTCAACTCTGTCGCGGTGTGCTACCTCCACTCCTACGCCAACGCGAGCCACGAGCGGGCGACGCGCCGGGCCCTCGAGCGTCTTCTCCCCGACGTCTACGTGTCGCTGTCATCCGAGGTCCTGCCGCAGATCAAGGAGTACGAGCGCTTCGGCACCACGGTGGTCAATGCTTATGTCGGTCCCGCCCTGGCGACCTACCTGGGGCGCCTCGCGGAACGGCTCAAGGCGGGAGGCTATGCGCGCGAGGTGCTGATCATGCAATCGCACGGCGGCGTGGCGGGCATCGCCGATTCCGTGCGACTCGCCGCCGGCGCGGTGCTCTCGGGCCCCGCGGGCGGCATCGCGGGCAGCCGGCACGCGGCGCGGCTCCTGAGTCACGGAGACTTCATCACCTTCGACATGGGCGGCACCTCCACTGACATCGCGCTCCTCCGGGACGGCGAGCCCCAACTGAGCGGCGACAAGACCGTCGGGCCGAGCAAGGTCGCGCTGCCGGCCATCGACATCCACACGCTGGGCGCGGGCGGCGGATCGATCGCCTACGTCGACGCGGGCGGCATCCTCCACGTCGGCCCGGAAAGCGCGGGCGCCGTGCCGGGACCGGCCTGCTACGGCCGGGGCGGCGCGGCGGCGACGGTCACCGACGCCAACGTGGTGATGGGCTTCCTCGACCCCGCCAACTTCCTGGGCGGGCGCGCGCGCCTCGACGCACACGCGGCGGAGCGCGCGGTCGGCGCGGTGGCGAAACGGCTCGGCACGTCAACCGTGGCCGCGGCGGAAGGCATCCAGCGCGTCGTCAACACCAACATGGCCGAGGGCATTCGTCTCGTCTCGGTGCGCCGCGGCGCCGACCCGCGCCGTTTCGCGCTCCTGGCCTTCGGCGGCGCGGCGGGGCTCCACGTCACTGAACTCGCGCGGATGCTCGAGATCACTCGCGTCGTCGTACCGCGGGTCGCCGCCGTGCTCTCGGCGTGGGGCATGCTCGCCACCGATCTCCGCCACGAGCTGGTGCTGACCCACGTCGGCGAAGCGCAGAAGGTCGGCGGAGCGCGGCTCCGCAAGCTCTTCAAAGACATGGAGGCGGAAGGCCGTCGTCGCCTCGGCGCGGACTTCGCGGGACGCGTTCGGGTGCGTCACGCCGTGGACATGCGCTACGGCGAGCAGACCTTCGAGATCACCGTCCCGCTCGAGGACGTGAATGTGGACGCCGCAGACCTCATGGACCGGGTCGTCGAGCGCTTCCACCGCCGCCACGAGGAGCTCTACACCTACAGCATGCCCGGCCAGGACGTGGTCCTGGTCAACGCCCGCGTCGCCGTCGTCGGCCTACTCCCAAGCCTCCCCGCCGAGCGACCAGCCGCCGCCAGCGGCGACGCGCAGCCGAAGAGCCGTCGCATCTATATCGGGCGCTGGCTAGAGGTGCCCGTCTACGACCTCGAGGGAGCGCGGCACGGGCTCGAGGTCAAAGGCCCGGCCATCTTCGAGTCCTCTACGACCACCGTGGTTCTGCGGGAGAACGAGCGCGCAGCTGTCACACCACTCGGCTGGCTCGACATCCGCCTCGCCTAA
- a CDS encoding hydantoinase B/oxoprolinase family protein — protein MALDRITVSVIQHRLESIVQEMGEAMLRTAYSQILNSSRDFSTAVFDGQGRLAAQAEHVPIHVGALPWAVKAVAEYFAGRIRPGDMYLLNDPYHGGNHLPDLTVLLPVFVGERLAFWSINRAHQSDIGGATHGAYNPGATEIWQEGIRIPPLKLYDAGQLRDDVMQMVALNVRHPSDFLGDLRAMLGSARVGERRLLKLVDDYGIETATTAVGEVLDSAERQSRACIRGWKDGVYRGLSILDDDGHGIEDIKLRATVTKKGDSLIVDLTQCDPQVIGFVNSSYPNTISAVHMALAYLLDPRIPKNEGTFRPVEIKAKQGTIVWPYPPAPVTLATNHCAQEVAEAVIKALAGACPDRALAGWSRRFRIAISGKNPRTHRPFIWHLFHARGGGGASSAGDGWETAGEGQAAGGIKFGSVEVAEARFPLFFERHEFRPDSFGDGQFRGGVGSVLTLRMETTELAKGNTAGDGVRHPSYGILGGKDGLPHRYVMLAGGMRRVLKTKEVGIPIPPGAVFDIVSAGGGGWGKPSRREPAARASDLENGFVRRKTGSRGRKRGSR, from the coding sequence ATGGCCCTCGACCGCATCACCGTCTCGGTCATCCAGCACCGCCTCGAGTCCATCGTCCAGGAGATGGGCGAGGCCATGCTCCGCACCGCGTACTCGCAGATCCTCAACTCGAGCCGCGACTTCTCGACCGCCGTCTTCGACGGCCAAGGCCGCCTCGCCGCCCAGGCCGAGCACGTGCCCATCCACGTGGGCGCGCTGCCGTGGGCCGTCAAGGCGGTCGCCGAGTACTTCGCGGGACGCATACGCCCCGGCGACATGTACCTGCTCAACGATCCGTACCACGGCGGCAACCATCTGCCGGACCTGACCGTGCTACTACCGGTCTTCGTCGGCGAGCGCCTCGCCTTCTGGTCCATCAACCGGGCGCACCAGAGCGACATCGGCGGCGCCACCCACGGGGCCTACAACCCGGGAGCGACCGAGATCTGGCAGGAAGGCATCCGCATCCCGCCGCTCAAGCTCTACGACGCAGGACAGCTCCGCGACGACGTGATGCAGATGGTCGCCCTCAACGTTCGCCACCCGAGCGACTTTCTGGGCGACCTTCGCGCCATGCTGGGCTCGGCGCGCGTGGGGGAGAGAAGGCTTCTCAAGCTGGTAGACGACTACGGCATCGAGACCGCGACCACGGCGGTGGGAGAGGTCCTGGACAGCGCCGAGCGCCAGAGCCGCGCCTGCATCCGGGGATGGAAGGACGGCGTCTACCGCGGGCTCTCCATCCTCGACGACGACGGACACGGCATCGAGGACATCAAGCTCCGCGCCACCGTGACGAAGAAGGGCGACTCCCTGATCGTGGATCTCACGCAATGCGACCCGCAGGTGATCGGCTTCGTCAACTCCTCGTACCCGAACACGATCTCGGCGGTGCACATGGCGCTGGCCTACCTCCTCGACCCGCGCATCCCGAAGAACGAGGGCACCTTCCGTCCGGTCGAGATCAAAGCGAAGCAGGGCACCATCGTGTGGCCCTATCCGCCGGCGCCCGTGACGCTCGCCACCAATCATTGTGCGCAAGAGGTGGCGGAAGCAGTCATCAAGGCGCTGGCCGGCGCCTGCCCCGATCGCGCCCTGGCCGGCTGGTCGCGGCGCTTCCGCATCGCGATCTCGGGCAAGAACCCGCGCACCCACCGCCCCTTCATCTGGCATCTCTTTCACGCGCGCGGCGGCGGTGGCGCCTCCTCCGCCGGTGACGGGTGGGAGACCGCCGGCGAAGGCCAGGCGGCAGGCGGCATCAAGTTCGGCAGCGTCGAGGTGGCCGAGGCGCGTTTCCCGCTGTTCTTCGAGCGCCACGAATTCCGTCCCGACTCCTTCGGCGACGGACAGTTCCGCGGCGGGGTGGGATCCGTTCTGACATTGCGGATGGAAACGACCGAGCTCGCCAAGGGCAACACGGCCGGCGACGGCGTGCGCCACCCCTCGTACGGCATCCTCGGCGGCAAGGACGGCCTGCCCCACCGCTACGTCATGCTGGCCGGCGGCATGCGGCGCGTCCTCAAGACCAAGGAGGTCGGCATTCCCATCCCGCCCGGCGCCGTCTTCGACATCGTCTCCGCTGGCGGCGGCGGCTGGGGCAAGCCGTCGCGCCGTGAGCCGGCGGCCCGCGCCTCCGACCTCGAGAACGGCTTCGTGAGGCGGAAGACCGGCTCGCGCGGCCGGAAGCGCGGGAGCCGGTGA
- a CDS encoding extracellular solute-binding protein — MGQTRRQFLKTTAVATGAAASTLSFPMVSRGQTKKLTVWWNRGYYKEEDEAMLKIAEDFRKAKNVDLDISFTIQEDLRNKIISALTARRGPDVAFCFYNDWEIMPKYAWEGQLVDTTDTINELKPRYIEKFLEAAYCYDNKAKKRAYYGVPIEAQTMHIHYWKELLKEAGLPDDPAKIPMKWDEYWAFWKKAQDNLRKKDPAKYGKVYGIGMTESSTASDTIYNFEMALLSYNGQVFSDDGKVVADEPKNREAIAKALKFFGELFLSGYVPPDTLNWSDGDNNANFHSKSIVMTPNPSVSIPAHHYFNAPDNYFNKSATIEWPDGPDGRKPTYMIAVKTVILPKDSANKNPDLGKEFVKFVVDPKRFAEYVKGANGRWFPAFKDVASDPFFSRGQVGKGGEKDPHLPTVTKIYLERNTKVFEHWKNPANSQVYAENVWGKAMTRINVDKWSPEKAADEAIGRVKTIVAQWR; from the coding sequence ATGGGTCAGACCCGCCGGCAGTTCCTCAAGACCACCGCCGTCGCCACGGGCGCCGCCGCCAGCACGCTCAGCTTTCCCATGGTGTCGCGGGGCCAGACGAAAAAGCTGACCGTCTGGTGGAACCGCGGCTACTACAAGGAAGAAGACGAGGCGATGCTGAAGATCGCCGAGGACTTCCGCAAGGCGAAGAACGTCGACCTCGACATCTCCTTCACGATCCAGGAGGACCTCCGCAACAAGATCATCAGTGCGTTGACGGCCCGCCGCGGACCCGACGTGGCGTTCTGTTTCTACAACGACTGGGAGATCATGCCCAAGTACGCTTGGGAAGGCCAGCTCGTCGACACCACCGACACCATCAACGAGCTGAAGCCGCGCTACATCGAGAAGTTCCTCGAGGCGGCGTACTGCTACGACAACAAGGCCAAGAAGCGCGCGTACTACGGTGTGCCGATCGAAGCCCAGACCATGCACATCCATTACTGGAAGGAACTCCTGAAGGAGGCCGGCCTGCCGGACGACCCGGCCAAGATCCCCATGAAGTGGGACGAGTACTGGGCGTTCTGGAAGAAGGCGCAGGATAACCTGCGCAAGAAGGACCCGGCCAAGTACGGCAAGGTCTACGGCATCGGCATGACGGAGTCCTCCACCGCCTCCGACACCATCTACAACTTCGAGATGGCGCTCCTCTCGTACAACGGGCAGGTGTTCTCGGACGACGGCAAGGTGGTGGCCGACGAGCCGAAGAACAGGGAGGCGATCGCCAAGGCGCTCAAGTTCTTCGGCGAGCTGTTCCTCTCTGGCTACGTGCCGCCCGACACGCTCAACTGGTCGGACGGCGACAACAACGCCAATTTCCATTCGAAGTCCATCGTCATGACACCGAACCCGTCGGTCAGCATCCCGGCGCACCACTACTTCAACGCGCCGGACAACTACTTCAACAAGAGCGCGACCATCGAGTGGCCGGACGGGCCCGACGGCCGCAAGCCCACGTACATGATCGCGGTCAAGACCGTGATCCTCCCGAAGGACTCGGCCAACAAGAACCCCGACCTCGGCAAGGAGTTCGTCAAGTTCGTGGTCGATCCGAAGCGCTTCGCCGAGTACGTCAAGGGCGCCAACGGCCGCTGGTTCCCCGCCTTCAAGGATGTCGCCAGCGACCCCTTCTTCTCGCGCGGGCAGGTGGGCAAGGGCGGCGAGAAAGACCCGCATCTGCCGACCGTGACCAAGATCTACCTCGAGCGGAACACCAAGGTCTTCGAGCACTGGAAGAATCCGGCGAACTCGCAGGTCTACGCCGAGAACGTCTGGGGCAAGGCCATGACACGAATCAACGTGGACAAGTGGTCGCCCGAGAAGGCGGCCGACGAAGCCATCGGTCGCGTCAAGACCATCGTCGCTCAGTGGCGGTAG
- a CDS encoding sugar ABC transporter permease, which yields MAVGSLVARSTAAAAGILSPRSRNLPGLLFSLPLLALFACFVVYPLFFVATRIFDRYTYEVLFSDPVYVQTIVNTIVYVGVAVNVKLFLALLLSAVLDSDGKATRFLSAIFLLPWAIPVLPGILSVRWMMSSQWGILNLISEDLGLGTHHWLASRWTAIGAIILFHIWKYLPFWTIIFLSARRGIPRQLYEAAYIDGAGPFQAFRYISLPMLGGIYLICTLLSMVFTMGDFTNVQLMTGGGPGDSTHVLATLAYRYTFRVGKIDWGMGVFATALPVTLLFIFVLIKKIR from the coding sequence GTGGCGGTAGGCTCGCTCGTAGCTCGATCGACGGCCGCGGCGGCAGGAATCCTGTCGCCGCGGTCGCGCAACCTTCCGGGGCTGCTCTTCTCGCTGCCCCTGCTGGCGCTCTTCGCCTGCTTCGTCGTCTACCCGCTGTTCTTCGTCGCGACGCGGATCTTCGACCGCTACACGTACGAGGTCCTCTTCAGCGACCCGGTCTACGTGCAGACCATCGTCAACACCATCGTCTACGTCGGCGTGGCGGTCAACGTGAAGCTGTTCCTGGCGCTCCTGCTGTCGGCCGTGCTCGACTCGGACGGCAAGGCGACGCGCTTCCTTTCGGCGATCTTCCTCCTGCCGTGGGCGATTCCCGTGCTGCCGGGCATCCTCTCGGTCAGGTGGATGATGTCGTCCCAATGGGGAATCCTGAACCTCATCAGCGAGGACCTGGGCCTGGGCACGCACCACTGGCTCGCATCGCGCTGGACCGCCATCGGCGCGATCATCCTCTTCCACATCTGGAAGTACCTGCCGTTCTGGACCATCATCTTCCTCTCGGCCCGCCGCGGCATCCCGCGCCAGCTCTACGAGGCGGCGTACATAGACGGCGCGGGGCCGTTTCAGGCCTTCCGCTACATCTCTTTGCCGATGCTGGGCGGGATCTACCTCATCTGCACGCTGCTCTCCATGGTCTTCACCATGGGTGACTTCACCAACGTCCAGCTGATGACGGGCGGCGGCCCCGGCGACTCGACCCACGTACTCGCGACGCTGGCGTACCGCTATACCTTCCGCGTGGGCAAGATCGACTGGGGCATGGGCGTCTTCGCCACCGCGCTGCCGGTGACGCTGCTCTTCATCTTCGTTCTCATCAAGAAGATCCGCTGA
- a CDS encoding carbohydrate ABC transporter permease, producing MTGRGVWVNVARGAVLAVITVWTLFPIYYIVSLAITPWTDLFRPVYFVTHPTLDNFKFVIFQESPFVKFFWRWLANSLWVSAATMFAVLVVAAMGSFALGRIRFGLGRWVSGITLFTYIIPASFLSIPFFKIMGDYDLLDTYWALIFAMTTFAAPYALWVLWDYAKTIPQEIDESAAIDGAGLVSVFFRIYLPLITPSLIAIGTYAFFYAWNEYLYAVLLLQGEKTITLPVGMGNFLTSDDAPWNLLMALSVIYALPPVLFYYVFRRYLTHGLVSGSVAGV from the coding sequence ATGACCGGGCGCGGCGTGTGGGTCAACGTGGCGCGCGGCGCGGTCCTGGCCGTCATCACCGTCTGGACGCTCTTTCCCATCTACTACATCGTCTCGCTCGCCATCACTCCCTGGACGGACCTGTTCCGGCCCGTCTACTTCGTCACGCATCCGACGCTCGACAACTTCAAGTTCGTGATCTTCCAGGAGAGCCCGTTCGTGAAGTTCTTCTGGCGCTGGCTCGCCAACAGTCTCTGGGTGTCGGCGGCGACCATGTTCGCCGTGCTGGTGGTGGCCGCCATGGGCAGCTTCGCGCTGGGGCGGATCCGCTTCGGGCTCGGGCGGTGGGTGTCGGGGATCACGCTCTTCACCTACATCATCCCGGCTTCCTTCCTGTCCATTCCGTTCTTCAAGATCATGGGCGACTACGACCTCCTCGACACGTACTGGGCGCTGATCTTCGCCATGACCACCTTCGCGGCCCCGTACGCGCTCTGGGTGCTGTGGGACTACGCCAAGACCATTCCGCAGGAGATCGACGAGTCGGCGGCCATCGACGGCGCGGGGCTGGTGTCGGTCTTCTTCCGCATCTACCTGCCGCTCATCACGCCGTCGCTCATCGCGATCGGCACGTACGCCTTCTTTTACGCCTGGAACGAGTACCTCTACGCGGTGCTCCTGCTCCAGGGCGAGAAGACGATCACGCTGCCCGTGGGCATGGGCAACTTCCTGACGAGCGACGACGCCCCGTGGAACCTCCTGATGGCGCTCTCCGTCATCTACGCGCTTCCGCCCGTTCTCTTCTACTACGTCTTTCGCCGCTACCTGACCCACGGCCTG